The segment TGCGGAAAGACCTAAATCATCAAAACTGTTTAAAGGTGGTATCATTTTTTCTATCAATTGCTCTGCTATTTTAGTTTTGCTATTCAAACTATTCGTGAGATTAAGTATTTTATACTCTTTTAGAGAGCTAAGGTACCTTCAAAAAAAGTCAACTATAACAGTCATATCCCTATAGGAGGCATAATACAATAATTAATAGCGAAATTGTTCTGATAAAATCCGTTCATCCCATGAATGGTTAGAGTCAAACAGGATTGAGGCTGTTACTTCTGTTGCTGTTGAAATAGTGACTGAATGGACAGATTTAACTTCAACATTATCGGCAGCAGCGTTTACAGGGCGTTTCTCTGGTTCGAGCATATCAAAGCGTATTATTACTGTATTTGGCAGCAGTGCTCCGTGCCAGCGTCGAGGACGAAAGGGACTAACGGGAGTAAGTGCCATAAGTGGCGCCATAAGAGGTAAAATAGGCCCTTGTGCTGATAAATTATAGGCAGTAGATCCTGCTGGTGTAGCAACGAGGACACCATCGCAACTTAATTGTTCCATACGTACATGGTTATCAATACTAATACGAATTTTCGCTGCTTGATAAGATTGACGAAAAAGGGAAACTTCATTGATTGCGAGTGCTTCAATAGTTCCTTGACATTCATCTTTTGCAATCATACGTAGGGGATGAATTTCCTTTTTATGTGCGGCAGCAATACGATTTGGCAATTTTTTCTCATGGAATTCATTCATAAGAAATCCTACGGAGCCTTGATGCATACCGTAGATAGGTTTTCCGGTATTCATAACGTCCCGTACTGTTTGCAACATTGTTCCGTCTCCGCCGATTGCAACAACAACGTCAGCTTCTTCTAGAGAAAAATGACCGTAAACAGAAATTAATTTATGAGTAGCTTTGATGGCTTCCTCAGTTTCAGAAGAAATAAAATGGAAGCGCTTTGGTAATGTCATCATTAAAAATTATCCCGATATTCACAATTTATTTTTTAGCTTATTTCAAGGGAGTTTTGAAGTTGTATATAAAAACTGTTTTTATAAGAAAAAGGATTATATATGAAAAGTAATCTGTTTAAGATAAATATAGGGCAGATATGACGAAAAGATTATAGAGTGATATAAATCATCAACAGGTGTTTTTTTAAGAATGGTAATTCATTGTTGAAGCTGAGAGTATGATCAGTTAAAAGGTTACTTATTTAGTTTTAAGCACCCGTAGCTCAGTTGGATAGAGCGCTGCCCTCCGAAGGCAGAGGTCACAGATTCGAATTCTGTCGGGTGCACCAAACTTTATCAATCGCATCTCCATGATTTTTATAACAATATTGTCTAACAAAGATGAAATTATTTTTATTAAATGGTGATTGGAGATTCTTGTGAGTTATGGACAGAATAATCAAATAATTTTAGGAAAATAAAGTTGTTTTCTATTTGTTCATCCTTTGTTGAGTAATTTTAATATTAAGAGAGAAGGATGTGCAATGGAAGAGTTTATCGCATAAAGTTCTTTTATCATATTGCTAGGGAAAGAGATTAAAATTTAAAAACGATGTCTTCTTTCTATAAATGAATGAGAGATATTTTTATTACTATATTAAGAGAATATTTCATAGAAAATGTTTATAAAGAAGCATTATGTTATACACTTTATATTATTATTTTTCATGAGTTCATTAAAATACTGACAATAGTAATCATATTGTAAAAAATTATATTAAAAAATCTATATGTTTTTCTTATTTATGTGGTGTTATAAATCTTTGTAATTTTCATTTACATATTTTTTATAAAATCTATTGTACGCGTTTAGCTTACTTATCTATTATCATGCACCTCAAGAACATTGATAGATACAGAAAAAAGGATATCAAGACTCCAATACATACCGTAGGTGTTATTTTCCTTATCATAACTGCTTATTGAGATAATATATAAATTTGACTATCTATTACTGATTAAAAAAATTTATTTGAGTAATTTATATCTATTATTTAAATATTTTTTATTATTTTAAATTAATATTTAATTATATTTTAAATAATATGTGTATTATGTATAATATAGCAGAGGTTTTCTATTGAGCTTTTTAAAGGAAACTAACTCTTTTTATTATTTTGAAGGGGGGATGTATGATACAAAAAATCCACAACCAAATTCTCTAACAGTGAATAAAACGGATTCCACCTTAATCCTAGAAAAGGATGTGTAAGAGTTTCCTAATAAAATAGCACTTAAAAAGGCAATAGTTAATCTTGCTATTCATAAGTTAAAGAATATGCAGAATTTGTTCATTTGGTAGATTTTTAATCTTTCTAAAGAAAAGCTATACCTTTTTTGTTTGATAGAAAATCCAACAATGCTAAGCGCTATGATATAAGTAAGTATTATAATGTAAGTAAATTAAGAAAGTGAATTATGACTATTTTACTAAATCCTGGTAAAGTAACGCTTAGCGATCTTGAGGCTATTTATTTCAATGGTGAAGTGAGCAAGCTTCACAGTGATACGCACTCAGCTATCAGAAAGGGAGCAGAGCGCATTGCTGAAATTGCTGCTGGTAGTGAACCAGTTTATGGGATCAATACTGGTTTTGGCAAATTGGCTTCGATTAAAATTGATGCAAACGATGTAGCGCTTTTGCAAAGAAATCTTATTTTATCACATTGTTGCGGTGTAGGAGAACCTTTAGCTGAAAATATTGTGCGTTTGATAATGTCTTTAAAGCTTCTTTCTTTAGGGCGAGGTGCTTCTGGTGTTCGTTTAGAGTTGGTACATTTACTAGAAAATATGCTTGCAAAAGGTGTTATTCCTGTCATTCCTGAAAAGGGATCTGTTGGTGCCTCAGGTGATCTTGCACCACTTGCTCATATGGCTGCTGTTATGATGGGAGAGGGAGAAGCATTCTTTCAAAAGACTCGTATGAGTGGAGCATCTGCTTTAAAAGAAGCAGGGTTGTCCCCTATCATTTTAGAAGCAAAAGAAGGTCTCGCTCTTATCAATGGTACGCAAACATCAACAGCACTCGCTCTTGCAGGTCTCTTTCATAGTCACAGGGCATTGTGTAGTGGTCTTCTTGCTGGGGCATTGACAACAGATGCTATCATGGGATCAACAGCACCCTTTCATCCTGATATCCATATTTTACGAGGTCATTATGGACAGATTTCTGTATCACAAACATTAGAAAAGCTTTTAGAGGATTCAGAAATTCGGATTGCACATTTGCATGATGATAATCGTGTACAGGATCCTTACTGTGTACGTTGTCAACCACAGGTTATGGGGGCATGTTTTGATCTTCTTATCGCAGCGGCAAAAACACTCATTATTGAAGCAAATGCAGTGACAGATAATCCATTAATTTTAAGCAGTGGTCAGGTTGTCTCGGGTGGAAATTTTCACGCTGAACCTGTAGCATTTGCTGCTGACCAGATCGCTCTTGCGTTATGTGAAATAGGCTCTATTTCTCAAAGACGTATTGCTCTTATGGTTGATCCAGCAGTTTCCCATGGACTTCCAGCCTTTTTAGCGCAAAATGCGGGGCTTAATTCAGGTTTTATGATTGCTGAAGTAACAGCGGCTGCTTTAATGTCTGAAAATAAACAAATGGCACATCCTGCTTCGGTTGATTCAACACCAACTTCAGCAAATCAGGAAGATCATGTTTCAATGGCTTGCCATGGTGCTCGTCGATTATTAGCAATGAGTGAAAATCTTTTTACTATTATTGGCATTGAAACGCTTATTGCAGCACAAGGAATTGAATATCGTGCGCCTTTAAAAACAAGCTCTTTCTTGCAAGCTGTTATGGAGTATCTACGCACAAAGGTTGCTTCTCTTAAGGAGGATCGTTATCTAGCACCAGATCTTCATAAGGGGCACATTCTTGTGCGTGAGGGGTGCTTATTATCTGTTTTACCAAAAACAATTTTTCCTCACTTAGAACCGAAATAATATTTGTTTTGAGATCAATAAAGAAGAAGTGACGTTTGATTCTTAGATTGTTCTAGAGAAATTTATAGAATATATAATATATTCAAAATTTTAAATAAATATAGGCTCATTTACTTTCTGATATGTTTTGGGTACTTTTATCCAATTGTCTTCCTCATGTTATGTTTCATGGTAATTTTATTTATCGGTACAGATTTATGAAAGATAACATTGCAGAAGATAATTTTTGCATTTTTATTGCATAACAGATATATTAAAAGATTATATATTGTTATTTTAATATATTTTATTTATATTTTTTGTCATTACACAAAGTATATC is part of the Bartonella machadoae genome and harbors:
- a CDS encoding NAD kinase encodes the protein MMTLPKRFHFISSETEEAIKATHKLISVYGHFSLEEADVVVAIGGDGTMLQTVRDVMNTGKPIYGMHQGSVGFLMNEFHEKKLPNRIAAAHKKEIHPLRMIAKDECQGTIEALAINEVSLFRQSYQAAKIRISIDNHVRMEQLSCDGVLVATPAGSTAYNLSAQGPILPLMAPLMALTPVSPFRPRRWHGALLPNTVIIRFDMLEPEKRPVNAAADNVEVKSVHSVTISTATEVTASILFDSNHSWDERILSEQFRY
- the hutH gene encoding histidine ammonia-lyase encodes the protein MTILLNPGKVTLSDLEAIYFNGEVSKLHSDTHSAIRKGAERIAEIAAGSEPVYGINTGFGKLASIKIDANDVALLQRNLILSHCCGVGEPLAENIVRLIMSLKLLSLGRGASGVRLELVHLLENMLAKGVIPVIPEKGSVGASGDLAPLAHMAAVMMGEGEAFFQKTRMSGASALKEAGLSPIILEAKEGLALINGTQTSTALALAGLFHSHRALCSGLLAGALTTDAIMGSTAPFHPDIHILRGHYGQISVSQTLEKLLEDSEIRIAHLHDDNRVQDPYCVRCQPQVMGACFDLLIAAAKTLIIEANAVTDNPLILSSGQVVSGGNFHAEPVAFAADQIALALCEIGSISQRRIALMVDPAVSHGLPAFLAQNAGLNSGFMIAEVTAAALMSENKQMAHPASVDSTPTSANQEDHVSMACHGARRLLAMSENLFTIIGIETLIAAQGIEYRAPLKTSSFLQAVMEYLRTKVASLKEDRYLAPDLHKGHILVREGCLLSVLPKTIFPHLEPK